In a genomic window of Wyeomyia smithii strain HCP4-BCI-WySm-NY-G18 chromosome 1, ASM2978416v1, whole genome shotgun sequence:
- the LOC129717525 gene encoding myosin regulatory light chain 2 yields the protein MSEKKEKKTKKKASSKEETPADTPAAETPAAPTPSDSGSQRGSTRGSSSRKAKKAPSSVFVLFSQKQIAEFKEAFQLMDNDKDGVIGKNDLRSTFDALGKLCSDKELDEMLGEAPGPLNFTQLLTLFANRMSGGGQDDDDVVINAFKAFDNNGKIDGDRFRYALTHWGSDKFTEDEVDDAFDQMIIDDKGFIDTAALISMLTGTEEEAEE from the exons ATG TCTgagaaaaaggaaaagaagaccAAGAAGAAGGCCTCCTCCAAGGAAGAAACTCCCGCCGATACTCCAGCAGCAGAAACCCCGGCAGCACCAACCCCCTCGGACTCTGGCTCGCAGCGAGGATCCACCCGCGGCTCATCCTCCCGAAAAGCTAAGAAGGCGCCATCTTCTGTGTTCGTCCTCTTCTCCCAGAAGCAGATCGCCGAATTTAAGGAG GCCTTCCAGCTAATGGACAATGACAAGGACGGTGTGATTGGCAAGAACGATCTCCGCTCGACCTTCGATGCCCTGGGCAAACTGTGCTCAGACAAGGAATTAGACGAAATGCTTGGCGAAGCTCCGGGACCACTCAACTTCACCCAGCTGCTGACGCTGTTCGCTAACCGCATGTCTGGTGGTGGACAGGATGATGACGATGTCGTCATCAATGCCTTCAAAGCCTTCGACAACAATGGCAAGATCGATGGCGACCGATTCCGTTACGCTCTGACCCATTGGGGTAGCGACAAGTTCACTGAGGACGAAGTTGACGATGCCTTCGACCAGATGATCATTGACGATAAGGGCTTCATCGATACCGCCGCCCTAATCTCCATGCTCACCGGTACCGAAGAGGAAGCGGAAGAATAA